TGAAGTCTTAAATTTATATTTGTCTAAATATGAGCTAAATCATATTGGGTATCATCTAGATCGACATAATTCTAAATCTAAGGATGAAAATTTAAACTCTCAAAAACACAGTTGAAATATTTTCAACAAcagtaaatattttaaaatcttttgaaATCGTGCATTCCCTATCTatcttttttccttttcattGTTCATCTATCCTTTTTATGACTTTGTCGGAGACACCAAATTGGCAcaaactatttaaaaaaaaaaaaaaatactatgtTATTTCATTGTATTCTCTCAAACatatttctctccttttttttattCCTATAGATCAATAATTATATCGTTCTATGACAAATTGCAATGTTTACGCACCTTTCAAATGTTTCCTTTTTTCTATATCATTTTTATCTTGTTTTATATCTTATATTGTCTCCTATTTGCcccctttttaaaaataataataataataataataataataataataataataataataataattttgtcgaTACATGCATCATGCATTAAAACATTCAAAATTTACAAGTCAAAAGACAAAAAAGAATATATCCTTTTTAGGATATTTATCCTCAAATTTGAATTAATTTGACTCCTTAGCTTTTTTCTTCCATGTGAGCATGTGGAtactttttttccttcttctttttttgtcttCCCACATATATAGCTCTTTTTAGCTAGCATGTTGGTGCTGAATACCAAAttttataataagctcttaagaAAAAAAACCCTTCTTGTAAAATAAATCACATTCTTTTATGTATAATTCCTTATTTTTAGTTGATATAAATTGACACTTTCTACATTTAAAGATGAATCATTACGACGTCTAAGTGCATTTCACATTTTGCATTCTCTTCATCAGTATTTTATAGCTTTACACTATTTCTTTTGGGCAAATTTGCCATTTAATTACATGCATATCAttataagaaaataaaagtaattgAAAAATATAGACCTCTCGTGTTatcaataataatatatatatagaagaattCAATTATGTTTAATGGATCGGACATTCATTATGGTTGCCCATCACTTATAATTATGAATAATTACTTCTCATGTTATCAATAATAATCATGACCAATTACTAATTAAAGAGATAAGCAATGTAAAACTCTTCAAATAATCCTTAAAAGCCTGGTAAATTAAAATTAGGAAGAAAACTAAGGCATATATGCATTTTCCTATTCTTCCCAAGaatctattttcttttttttttttaaaaaaaatagtaggaAAATTAAACTTAATTAGTAACCAtgagaaaaatatataattttttttgctTATTGGTATTATTGGCTAcgtgtgtgcgcgtgtgtgtaTATGGCCATTGAAATGAGTAcaatcatttattaatttgaaGCTTAGAGGTAGAGagtttttgccttttttttttttttttgtgtgtgaaaAAAAGaacatttattatttatatagatGCATGGATGAGTACATATATGTATTCAAGCctaacatacaccctttttttacTGCCACCGGctaattttatttaaaagttCTCCTTTCATTCAGTAGCTCGACTACTAGCTTAATTGCATCCACCTGGAGTAAGCCCAAGTTTTTTCCCGGCAACATCATAGGTTACGGTATATGTCTTCTGTTGAGTGATTCCAATGATCCCAAAATAGGGGTTTCTGCTATCAACAAAAGCTAAGCACATTTGTGACTGACTGTTCTTCGGGGAGACAAGGATCCCACTTGGGTCTACGTTTAGTTCAGCTCCAGACTTAAACAAAAGGCTAATCTTGGGCAagattactttcttagttttgctAAGGTCGTAGCATGTATCTAGTTGTAAGGAGTAACTTTGAGTTTTAGGATATTTATATTTGGACATGGCCTTTTGAAAAGCTGTTTGAAGGGCAACATAGACCATAGGAAATAGAGAAGTGAGGGTAGTTCCAGAGTCTATAATGGTGGTTCCCTTTGAAAAAGCTGCTGGATCGATGCCTAAATTTTGTCCCCCGACTCCTACGGCTATCAACTGGATGAAGTAAAATTGTTTTTTCCAATTTGGTTTCGTTAGGATGGGTGTGAAAATTGTGTGAAGAGGTACCTTGTCAGTCTTTCCAAGTATAAGGTAACCCGCGATGTTTATTGAAGATGGAAGGCAATAAGAGAAAACTCCCTTATATTTAGAAGCTGTTTGTGACACTATAGAAGTGTTTCCTCGGCCGAGTCCAAGAATTCCAGCTACTAGGGCATTACCGGCGAATGTATTGCTTTGGCCacacccaaattgaaaattcttGACCACTTCAGATTGTGTCAATGTCAACTTTTCTCTTGAGAAGAACCCCGTTGAAAATGTTTGATCAGCATACAAAACTTGATAAATACACACATTATTTTGAGCACAAAGAAGATTAACGGTCGAATTCTTACATAGAAGCGATTTGCAAGGAATGTTAGAATAAGACTTGGAATTCAAGTAATTGTAGATTGGTTCTGCTTGTTGATAGCACTGTGAGCATGGTTTACATTGAGTCCATGCTAGATCACTACCAGTATCCATAACAAGGGAGACATTTGTTGCTGGTGTTCCGAAACCCACTTTCACAACATAGTCAAATATGAGCATTGGTACTGCTGAATTGACAGGAATTttggaagttggcttataacttGAGTAAATTAAGTTAATTCGATGTTGGTCTTGCATGAGTCGTTGGGTAAAACTAAGTGCGGAAGCATTTATTTTTTGGTTGTGTGCTTGAAAGCATGTCCCATCCTTGTGAACCACTTTTAGGAATGCCCCCTTATCAAGACCTGAATCAATTGCCAACAAATTAATTATGGAACATAATATTTAGCTCTAAAAAAAACACAATGGAAAACTAATCAACATGAAATTACTCATAAaacaatttttaataaaattttttatcttCTCAACACCATGAAAAATTCATGACAGAAAAGAGTTATATCTTAAGTAGGACTGGATAGGGAAAATAAGTGGCAAtggatttcaaagaattttttgagGCTACCCGGAAGATTTACTTATGACAAATGATGAACCCAAAGCAAATTTCAACAAAACCCAAGGCAAATTTCAACCAAAGTGTTGTGCTTATGAGCATAGGAAATAAATGTAATATgacttttcaaataattacaaccCACTAGATATGCATTTGTATGAATACGACTAATTTACTTATACCAAACAAAAAAACTAAGTGATTCAATTATATGTCATTTGGGTGGCAATATTTGTTTCTATTAATAAGTaaattaaattcttaaaatttttgtttgaaaaaaaaaaacaaacatttAATTTAGAGTATACATACACATTAAATTTTTGTCACCAAGGGGATGTGCCAACAATTAAAATGTAGAATTTTTATGTTGGATGtctcaaatatgaattttggaagtGATGAGATGCGAGATGATTTACCTTCCATTGTGTGCCCAAGTCCAACTTGGCCTCTAATGCACAAAAATAAGATATAAATAAAATTCTTATAAATAACTACAGTTACACTAAAATATTGGAAGCATCATCAATCTCTGTggattaataattatatatatgtgtgggtgtgtgtgtgcgtgtgtgtgtgtatgtatgatATATATCAAAATATTCTCATTAAAAAGGGGTAACGATTTTGAAACCATCATTAAACCTTTTTACAAAATCGACAGGCAAACTTTAATTTACGAACATTGATGAGTGGGATGATTACAAAACTATATTTAAAACTTCCATATAAATATCCATAAAACCTTTGTAACTCCCACAACCACAATAATGCTAATCAATGTCGGATTGATGGagggtcaacctccaccactataaaaaggtgACTTACAGAAGAGGTAAGCATCTCAACAAATCCACTTATTTCTACTGTCACAATTCGAAACCTCTCATTAGTCCCTTACTTAAGTATCAAAGTGATCCCTCAGAGTACACCTCGAGTCCTTTAAGTCATTCTTGTTTGATCTTTTTCAGGTGGTCATGATCGGGAAACGATTCGTGAAGGTTCTTCAACTTTCAAGAAACAATAGTTGGCGCTGTCTATGGGAATTTTTTTAAGTGGGTTTTCCAATCCTTGATCATGGCTATGCAGATTTCCAGTTGCTATGCAGACATCCCATAAATATAGTTTGATTTATGAGATCACCAAGCTTGGATTACTTTTCAATTATGACTCAGAGAGTGCAACTACAGTATACATGAAAAGAATTAGTCCTGATACAATGTTTTTTACTGCGGAAGCTTCATCTTTTGGAGATTTCTATGATAGGCAAGGCTAGGGTTTGCACACTACTGTAAACGAGGCAACAATTGTACCCATTGTTAGTGGCCAACTGAACAATCTGGAGCTTGCTGTCAATCTTGCCAAAAGAGGAAATCTTCTTGGTGCcgaaaatttggtaattttacAGCTAATTATATTTACATAAATATGTACATAGACATATTTATATATGAGGAAAATCGACATATAATggggaatttttttaaaaaaaagggatTATTAAAATGAATTTATTTAATATTCAGAACTTAAAATGCCAGGACTTGTGGTAATGGGGACATAATTCATTTTTGAGAGGACCATTGCATGGGCGCCTTTGTTCCTTGCATATCCTTCCCCTTTTTTCGTCACCAAACCTTCATGAGACCCATATTTTTGTTTTCCTATTTTCGTAAGAGGATGGGTGTTCTCGAGGTTTTCATTTTGGGAGAAACCTTAATGAGAGTGAGACTAATGGGTTGGTGCTTTTAGGCAATTTTCTTGATCATTTCCATGTCCTAAAAGGGAGTGAGTGCCAACCCTACAACTCGGATGGAACCGAAACATGAATAATTGGGCTAAAAAGAAACATGAACGTCTAAAATAGCTAACCCCAaggattcaaaattttgaaacttgcttcaaaaattcaaaactacAAGGGTAAAATGGCTTACTGCGATAGTTTCATTTCTTTTCTATTTATCTATTCAAAGTTTGTTTTGTTTAAGtcctcatattttttattttgtttaagtcCTTGTATTTCTTTAATTGTTATCTAAATTTTGTCTTGTTAACTTCCATCCTATCATTAGCAACTTTTGTCTAAAGAAGTATTAGTTGTTGCAGTAGTTTGTATGTacattaaagaagaagaagaagaagaagataacaCACAGGGACAAAAGTGCATACCCGAGTGCCAAAAGCTTCCCCTAGAGACAAGGAAAGAATGAATGGGAAAAAGCTCTTTATAGAACAAGGTCGGTGCAAAAATAAACCCATGGCACGAATTCCATAATAGCATGAATACCAAAGAGGTGAAAATCCCAAAAAGGCACAAATCTCAATGAGCTACGAATCCTAAAGAGGTGCGAATTCTGAAGAATCACCCCAACTGATGGGCATGGATCATGAGGCTTAAAGAAttggcccaactaatgagcacaacttatgaggCTTGAAGAATTGACCCAACTGATGAGCCCAACTCATGAGGCCTGAATAATTGGCCCAACTCATGAGCATAGCTCATAAGGCCTAAAAAGTtagcccaactaatgagcacatCTCATGAGAGCTGGAGAATTAGCCTAattgatgagcacagctcatgaggcctgaagaaTTAGCCCAGCTGATGAACACAACTCTTGAAACATGGAAAATTAGCCCAATTGATCAGCACAACTCATGAGGTTTGAAGAACCTACCCAAtttatgagcacaactcatgaggcataAAGAGTTGACCCACTGATGAGCACAATTTATGAGGCTTGAAGAATTATCCTaactaatgagcacaactcataagacTTAAAGAACTGACTCAattgatgagcatagctcatgaggTCTAAAGAACTGGACCAACTGATGAGCGCAACTGATGAGCCTTGAAGAATTCGTCCAactgatgagcatagctcattatgTCTAGAGATTGGCCCAGctaatgagcatagctcatgaggccTAAAGAATTGGCCCAACTGATGCACACAGCTCATAAGACCTACTGGAAAAGCTGCTCAGGTTGTTGAAAGACAACGAAAATCCATCAAGAAAGATGCTCTAATAATTGCAATCAGCAGTACGGAAAATCAGCTTACACGAGCCGATAGTTGTACACAGCAGGTCAGAAAACGGTTCGACAAGATGTAAAGTTTTGAAAATGGCTCAGACAAGCTGATCACGATTCGAACGAGCTGATAACGACCTAGACAAGCCAATAACTATTCGATACAAGCCAACGACATCTCAGAGAAGGTGAAGGTTGTAGATTTAGTTGAAGGATGAAGCTCGAGCACATGACATGGCATGCCGAAACGGCTCGAATGAGCTTAAAACAACTTAgttaaaagaaaagggaaagctCGACAGTTTTTAAGGCATTCGAACTTtgaaaacaagtttcaaaaattcgaaactagaggggggcaactgatatacatcaaaatatcctTATTAAAAATGGTTTCGAAACCGCATTAAACGATTTTAGAAAACCGATAGGAAAACTTTAATATACGCACATTGATGAGAGAGATGGTTACAAAACTATATTTAAAACCTCCATATAAATGTCTATAAAACCTCTATAACTCCCACAAGCACAATAATGCTCATCAATACCTACTTGATGGagggtcaacctccaccactataaaaagagGTCTTGGAGAAGAGGTGAGCATCTCAACAAAATTCACTTCTTTTTTCTGTTGCA
This genomic stretch from Malania oleifera isolate guangnan ecotype guangnan chromosome 3, ASM2987363v1, whole genome shotgun sequence harbors:
- the LOC131151503 gene encoding aspartyl protease family protein At5g10770-like — encoded protein: MLIFDYVVKVGFGTPATNVSLVMDTGSDLAWTQCKPCSQCYQQAEPIYNYLNSKSYSNIPCKSLLCKNSTVNLLCAQNNVCIYQVLYADQTFSTGFFSREKLTLTQSEVVKNFQFGCGQSNTFAGNALVAGILGLGRGNTSIVSQTASKYKGVFSYCLPSSINIAGYLILGKTDKVPLHTIFTPILTKPNWKKQFYFIQLIAVGVGGQNLGIDPAAFSKGTTIIDSGTTLTSLFPMVYVALQTAFQKAMSKYKYPKTQSYSLQLDTCYDLSKTKKVILPKISLLFKSGAELNVDPSGILVSPKNSQSQMCLAFVDSRNPYFGIIGITQQKTYTVTYDVAGKKLGLTPGGCN